In Vibrio bathopelagicus, one DNA window encodes the following:
- a CDS encoding Flp family type IVb pilin, which translates to MYYKTLAKLAELKMKFEDDVRGVTAVEYAIIAVVMSALVLAAFQTDALKNAITGALTKVTTNLTTATTGK; encoded by the coding sequence ATGTATTACAAAACTTTAGCAAAACTAGCTGAACTAAAAATGAAGTTCGAAGATGATGTACGCGGTGTTACTGCTGTGGAATATGCAATTATTGCTGTTGTAATGTCGGCTCTAGTATTAGCGGCATTTCAAACTGATGCGCTTAAAAATGCTATCACTGGTGCATTAACTAAAGTGACCACCAATTTGACTACAGCTACTACAGGCAAATAA